The following proteins are co-located in the Parafannyhessea umbonata genome:
- a CDS encoding TetR/AcrR family transcriptional regulator produces MSAYATDMLGSALFLLMAEKNIRKVTIDELAARAGVGRATYFRNFSSKEELLTAYLVRQWRAYEKGHRLKELAFSNPQRALRYFEFCLSLRTENDLMIEQGRTDAILAAFETIVSDADLGREGSYEAAFLAYGLYGMFITWARKGWNETRGKWQPW; encoded by the coding sequence GTGTCTGCATATGCCACGGACATGCTGGGATCCGCCCTGTTCTTGCTTATGGCCGAGAAGAACATCAGAAAGGTCACCATCGACGAGCTTGCCGCACGGGCGGGCGTGGGCCGGGCCACGTACTTTCGCAACTTCTCGTCTAAGGAGGAGCTGCTGACTGCCTACCTCGTTCGCCAATGGCGGGCATACGAGAAGGGACACCGCCTGAAGGAGCTCGCGTTCTCGAATCCCCAGCGGGCTCTGCGCTACTTTGAGTTCTGCCTGTCACTGCGCACGGAAAACGACCTCATGATCGAGCAGGGCCGTACGGATGCCATCCTGGCCGCGTTCGAAACAATCGTAAGCGACGCCGACCTGGGACGCGAGGGGAGCTACGAGGCCGCTTTTCTCGCCTACGGACTCTATGGGATGTTCATTACGTGGGCACGTAAGGGCTGGAACGAGACCCGCGGGAAATGGCAGCCCTGGTAG
- a CDS encoding alpha/beta hydrolase, whose protein sequence is MKEKTRGRLRLLARVAGGICIAIVVLALVLTTHTQIVIGAIQKLSAGTVKTTNAYKPEGKHVDAMRDNGQRIVTEIAYADKYPNSFLDITYPDADTSVRRPTLVYFHGGGFFAGSKSAGDPLASSDVTSLLDDICAAGYNVVNVDYGLVPDCRFPVPVIQANQVLAWCESHAKEYGLDMDDVIIMGSSAGAIITSQLGAVIANPKYADALGIKPKLEPSQVRALVIDDAPLVYDEFSLATKVIVGNYVSGTIFLSKDQVHRYDATQWVTSAYPPAVLLGSEYHNDMRHMDAALSGAGVTHELIDPLAERGLKMPHCFVASERKNKVARDAFERMLAFLADRTD, encoded by the coding sequence ATGAAGGAGAAGACACGGGGACGCCTGCGGCTGCTCGCAAGGGTGGCGGGAGGAATCTGCATCGCCATCGTCGTGCTCGCCCTGGTGCTCACGACCCATACGCAGATCGTTATTGGAGCGATCCAGAAACTTTCTGCCGGCACGGTCAAGACAACCAATGCCTACAAGCCCGAGGGCAAACACGTGGATGCGATGCGGGATAACGGACAGCGCATCGTGACCGAAATCGCCTATGCCGACAAGTACCCCAATAGCTTCCTGGACATAACCTACCCCGATGCCGACACCTCCGTGCGCAGGCCGACGCTGGTCTATTTTCATGGCGGAGGGTTCTTTGCGGGCAGCAAAAGTGCGGGTGACCCGCTGGCGTCGAGTGACGTCACGTCGCTGCTGGATGACATCTGTGCGGCCGGCTACAACGTCGTGAACGTGGACTACGGTCTCGTGCCCGACTGCCGCTTCCCAGTTCCTGTCATACAGGCCAATCAGGTACTGGCCTGGTGCGAGTCGCATGCGAAGGAATACGGCCTCGATATGGACGATGTCATCATCATGGGCTCGTCTGCCGGCGCCATCATAACGAGCCAGCTGGGCGCCGTCATCGCAAATCCAAAGTATGCCGACGCGCTTGGCATAAAGCCCAAGTTGGAGCCCAGCCAGGTACGTGCTCTCGTGATTGATGACGCACCTCTTGTGTACGACGAGTTCTCCCTCGCCACCAAGGTTATCGTAGGTAACTACGTGAGCGGGACGATCTTCCTCAGTAAGGATCAGGTGCATCGTTACGACGCCACCCAATGGGTCACCTCGGCCTACCCGCCCGCGGTACTTCTCGGCAGCGAATATCACAACGACATGAGGCACATGGACGCAGCGCTTTCGGGGGCGGGTGTCACGCACGAGCTCATCGATCCGCTGGCCGAGCGTGGCCTGAAGATGCCGCACTGCTTTGTGGCCTCCGAGCGCAAGAACAAGGTCGCACGTGACGCGTTCGAGAGGATGCTGGCCTTTCTCGCCGACCGGACGGACTAG
- a CDS encoding HD domain-containing protein yields MGPQETIAQAIARKAHAGQTDKAGAPYIEHPAHVAAQVSGDKAKATAWLHDVVEDTPTTFDDLRAAGIEDDVIDALELLTHDKSVPYLGYVSNLKHNALARTVKLADLTHNSDLSRLAKVTDADRERVQKYRLAIALLRSQ; encoded by the coding sequence ATGGGACCGCAGGAAACGATTGCCCAGGCAATCGCACGCAAGGCGCACGCGGGACAAACCGACAAAGCCGGCGCACCCTACATCGAACACCCCGCGCACGTGGCCGCACAGGTAAGCGGTGACAAGGCAAAAGCGACGGCATGGCTGCACGACGTTGTGGAAGATACGCCGACCACCTTCGACGACCTGCGCGCGGCTGGCATCGAAGACGACGTGATCGACGCCCTTGAACTGCTCACGCACGACAAAAGCGTGCCCTATCTTGGCTATGTGTCAAACCTGAAGCACAACGCACTCGCCCGCACGGTGAAGCTCGCCGACCTCACCCACAACAGCGACCTCAGCCGCCTGGCCAAGGTCACGGATGCCGACCGAGAGCGAGTGCAAAAGTACCGCCTCGCGATCGCCCTGCTACGCTCCCAGTGA
- a CDS encoding MerR family transcriptional regulator, with amino-acid sequence MRTVHEVSELAHVSVRTLHHYDKIGLLRPSARSEAGYRLYSDKDLARLQQIMLFRELEFSLADIGAILDSPEFDRDRALDQQIELLELRREHIGNLIDMAKAMRDGEGSILEFEPFDTSKLDEYAEQAKASWGKTPQWKEYEEKWAGRPKEEQVAMGKSLMELFVPFGRMSAEGADPSCEEALAQVARIQAFITENYYDCTNEILAGLGQAYGSGGDFTRNINAAAGPGAAEFAAAAVRAYCERA; translated from the coding sequence GTGAGAACCGTGCATGAAGTCAGCGAGCTTGCGCACGTGAGCGTGCGAACGCTGCATCACTACGACAAGATAGGCCTGCTTCGACCAAGCGCCCGCAGCGAGGCGGGCTACAGGCTCTACAGTGACAAAGACCTGGCGCGACTGCAGCAGATCATGCTCTTTCGGGAGCTGGAGTTCTCGCTCGCCGACATAGGGGCAATTCTCGACAGCCCGGAATTCGATCGAGACAGAGCGCTCGACCAGCAGATCGAGCTTTTGGAGCTTCGTCGGGAGCACATCGGAAACCTGATAGACATGGCAAAGGCCATGAGGGACGGAGAGGGAAGCATCTTGGAATTCGAGCCGTTCGACACGAGCAAGCTGGACGAATACGCCGAGCAGGCGAAGGCTTCGTGGGGAAAGACCCCGCAATGGAAGGAATACGAGGAGAAGTGGGCCGGAAGGCCGAAGGAGGAGCAGGTCGCGATGGGCAAGAGCCTGATGGAGCTCTTCGTGCCGTTTGGGCGGATGTCTGCCGAAGGGGCCGACCCCTCGTGCGAGGAGGCGCTGGCTCAGGTCGCAAGGATCCAGGCATTCATCACCGAGAACTACTACGACTGCACCAACGAGATTCTGGCGGGGCTTGGCCAGGCATACGGCAGTGGTGGCGACTTCACGCGCAACATCAACGCGGCGGCCGGTCCCGGTGCCGCCGAGTTTGCCGCCGCCGCGGTGCGCGCGTACTGCGAACGAGCGTAG
- a CDS encoding Rrf2 family transcriptional regulator, protein MQITSRLTMAAHMVCAIDYFGGTRPVTSAFLAESIGTSPVMVRTIMGMLKQANIINSSKGKSGITLARPLQKITLLDLWRAVDQSDADSLFHFHESPCPQCPVGGNIHAALDDRLEAAQRALEDQLRRTTMADVEKDIRLLAAS, encoded by the coding sequence ATGCAGATAACCAGCAGGCTCACGATGGCGGCGCACATGGTGTGCGCCATAGACTACTTCGGTGGCACAAGGCCCGTCACCAGCGCCTTCCTCGCAGAAAGCATCGGCACGAGCCCCGTCATGGTCCGCACGATCATGGGCATGCTCAAGCAGGCGAACATCATCAACTCCAGCAAGGGAAAGTCCGGCATCACACTGGCACGCCCGCTCCAGAAGATCACCCTCCTCGACCTGTGGCGCGCCGTTGACCAGAGCGACGCGGACTCGCTCTTCCACTTTCACGAGAGCCCCTGCCCGCAGTGCCCCGTGGGCGGCAACATCCACGCCGCGCTGGACGATCGCCTGGAGGCTGCCCAGCGGGCGCTGGAGGACCAGCTGCGGCGCACCACCATGGCGGACGTCGAGAAGGACATCCGCCTGCTGGCAGCCAGCTAG
- a CDS encoding ABC transporter ATP-binding protein has translation MSNATNTTSVAIEYRDVSKSYGEKSVLEHLDLKVPKGEFVTMIGSSGSGKTTALKMVNRLIEPTSGTVLVDGHNVRDTDPIQLRRNIGYAIQGSVLFPNMTVEDNISYVPNLLNKHDHERTRKAVRTWMDIVGLSKDLLERYPSELSGGQQQRVGIARALAASPDILLMDEPFGAVDEITRGQLQVEISRIHRETGITVMFVTHDIGEALRLGTHVLVLDEGKVQQYGAPEEILARPATAFVEQLVSRQRHACDLPEDQLCACGHSGAARAMSALATE, from the coding sequence ATGAGCAACGCGACCAACACCACCAGCGTCGCCATCGAGTACCGCGACGTCAGCAAGTCCTATGGCGAGAAGAGCGTGCTGGAGCACCTCGACCTCAAGGTTCCGAAGGGCGAGTTCGTCACCATGATCGGCTCCTCCGGAAGCGGCAAGACCACCGCGCTCAAGATGGTGAACCGCCTGATAGAGCCCACCTCGGGCACCGTGCTCGTGGACGGCCACAATGTGCGCGACACCGACCCCATCCAGCTGCGCCGCAACATCGGCTACGCCATCCAGGGGAGCGTCCTCTTCCCCAACATGACGGTGGAGGACAACATCTCATACGTGCCCAATCTGCTCAACAAGCACGACCACGAGCGCACGCGCAAGGCAGTGCGCACGTGGATGGACATCGTGGGGCTCTCCAAAGACCTCCTGGAGCGCTACCCGTCCGAGCTCTCGGGCGGTCAGCAGCAGCGCGTGGGCATCGCACGGGCCCTGGCCGCGTCGCCCGACATCCTTCTGATGGACGAGCCGTTCGGTGCCGTGGACGAGATTACCCGCGGTCAGCTGCAGGTCGAAATAAGCCGCATCCACCGCGAGACCGGCATCACCGTAATGTTCGTGACCCACGACATAGGCGAGGCGCTGCGCCTGGGGACGCACGTGCTCGTGCTCGATGAGGGCAAGGTACAGCAATACGGTGCGCCCGAGGAGATTCTGGCACGCCCCGCGACGGCATTCGTCGAGCAGCTGGTCTCGCGCCAGCGCCATGCCTGCGACCTGCCGGAAGACCAGCTATGCGCCTGCGGTCACAGCGGCGCGGCGCGTGCAATGTCAGCACTCGCCACGGAGTAG